One Nicotiana tomentosiformis chromosome 4, ASM39032v3, whole genome shotgun sequence genomic window carries:
- the LOC138910218 gene encoding uncharacterized protein translates to MANVDKVGEKIDHTHPLYVHPSDTPGSILIPVKLIGYENYGLWRRSMRIALQAKQKLGFMTGTFRKDQFRTELHEDWETCNTIFLSWIMNIVSSDLLSEIVYASSAHLVWKDLIECFDKVNRVRIFQLRREIATISQGTDSVATYFTKLKELWAEYDALVPSPGYDCPKSRDYIEHLQQ, encoded by the coding sequence ATGGCAAATGTTGACAAAGTTGGAGAGAAAATTGATCATACACATCCTTTGTATGTCCATCCTTCTGATACACCTGGTTCGATCCTAATCCCAGTAAAATTAATAGGATATGAGAATTATGGGCTTTGGCGAAGGTCAATGCGAATTGCACTACAAGCTAAGCAAAAATTAGGGTTCATGACTGGTACTTTTAGAAAGGATCAATTTAGGACTGAATTGCATGAGGATTGGGAAACCTGTAACACAATTTTCCTGTCTTGGATCATGAACATTGTATCGTCGGACCTACTTAGTGAAATTGTGTACGCATCTAGTGCTCATTTGGTTTGGAAGGATCTAATAGAATGTTTTGATAAGGTGAATCGTGTTCGCATCTTCCAATTACGTAGGGAGATTGCCACAATTTCGCAAGGGACTGATTCAGTAGCGACCTATTTCACAAAACTGAAGGAACTTTGGGCAGAGTATGATGCTCTTGTTCCTTCTCCTGGCTATGACTGTCCTAAGTCGAGGGACTACATTGAGCATTTGCAGCAATAA
- the LOC138910219 gene encoding uncharacterized mitochondrial protein AtMg00810-like: MEHKLSEALVDAGYCQSLHDYSMFTKKEKGDIVVLLVFVDDLLITGSSDSLIQQAKRVLHQKFKVKDLGELKFFLGIEVLRSHKGILLNQRKYALQLISDLGLGGAKPV; encoded by the coding sequence ATGGAACATAAACTGTCAGAGGCTTTGGTTGATGCAGGCTACTGTCAAAGCTTACATGACTATTCTATGTTCACTAAGAAAGAAAAGGGTGACATAGTGGTGCTGTTAGTATTTGTAGATGATCTTTTGATCACAGGAAGCAGTGATAGTCTAATTCAACAGGCCAAGAGAGTATTGCATCAGAAGTTTAAGGTGAAAGATCTTGGAGAATTGAAGTTTTTTCTTGGGATAGAAGTGTTGAGATCACACAAGGGAATCCTGTTGAACCAAAGAAAATATGCATTGCAATTGATATCAGACTTAGGACTGGGAGGAGCTAAACCAGTCTGA
- the LOC138910220 gene encoding uncharacterized protein: protein MGEIEARLQQSEKEKMAHSQEADQLQEKLQEAKAKWVELHDVVLAAAERESAFEDQINNLKADLHSKTKEANPFEEKRVKMEEKFKRNMEKKWIHLNTTIELDSRLNTMRSERDDLQVETDRLQAKLQD from the coding sequence atggGTGAGATCGAGGCTCGGTTGCAGCAGAGTGAAAAAGAGAAAATGGCCCATAGCCAAGAAGCCGATCAACTACAAGAAAAGCTTCAAGAGGCTAAGGCTAAGTGGGTCGAGCTTCATGACGTTGTACTCGCCGCTGCCGAGCGCGAGTCTGCCTTCGAAGATCAAATCAATAATTTGAAGGCAGACTTACACTCAAAAACTAAAGAGGCCAATCCTTTCGAGGAGAAGAGGGTCAAAATGGAAGAGAAGTTCAAGAGAAACATGGAGAAAAAATGGATCCATTTAAACACAACTATTGAGCTCGATTCTCGCCTCAACACCATGAGGTCCGAAAGGGACGACCTTCAGGTTGAAACTGATAGACTCCAGGCAAAGCTCCAGGACTAA